In Eubalaena glacialis isolate mEubGla1 chromosome 3, mEubGla1.1.hap2.+ XY, whole genome shotgun sequence, the following are encoded in one genomic region:
- the LOC133086751 gene encoding antigen-presenting glycoprotein CD1d-like isoform X2 → MSGTGAPEWRPSRGSRAGKGADARCGRVETDAPWKVGSLIHPPENLMLPASCSSAPGEGAWLRASRRHPSLPSPSVCLFLFFFLLLPSLLCQPLPRPLRPAFSPAPQGHFPLRCLQISSFANSSWMRTDGLAWLRDLQAYTWRNDSDTISFLKPWSQGTFSDQQWEQLQQTFQVYRRSFARDIREFVKMLHVDYPFEIQISAGCEVLPGNTSESFIRAAFQGRDVLSFQGTSWVSAPDAPSWGQMACTVLNQDQGTRETVQWLLHDICPRFLRGILETGKSELEKQVKPEAWLSSGPSPGPGHLLLVCHVSGFYPKPVWVMWMRGEQEQSGTQQGDIVPNADGTWYLRVTLDVTAAEATGLSCRVKHSSLGDQDIILYWASIKTSCDCPHPTCLSGPQDFRALVLRI, encoded by the exons GTCGGGAGCTTGATCCACCCGCCCGAGAACCTGATGCTCCCCGCCTCCTGCTCCTCGGCCCCGGGAGAGGGAGCTTGGCTCAGAGCTAGTAGACGTCACCCCTCCTTACCAAGCCCatctgtttgtctgtttctttttttcttccttctcctcccttcttTGCTCTGCCAACCGCTCCCTCGGCCCCTCCGACCTGCATTCTCTCCAGCCCCGCAAGGGCATTTCCCCCTCCGCTGCCTCCAGATCTCGTCCTTCGCGAACAGCAGCTGGATGCGTACGGACGGCCTGGCGTGGCTGAGGGACCTGCAGGCCTACACTTGGCGCAATGATTCGGACACCATCTCCTTCCTGAAGCCCTGGTCCCAGGGCACATTCAGCGACCAGCAGTGGGAGCAGCTGCAACAAACATTTCAGGTTTATCGCAGAAGCTTCGCCAGGGACATACGGGAATTCGTCAAAATGCTGCACGTCGACT ATCCCTTTGAGATCCAGATATCTGCTGGATGTGAGGTGCTCCCGGGGAACACCTCAGAAAGCTTCATCCGTGCAGCATTTCAAGGAAGAGATGTCCTGAGTTTCCAGGGAACGTCTTGGGTGTCAGCTCCAGATGCCCCATCTTGGGGCCAGATGGCCTGCACGGTGCTCAACCAGGACCAAGGGACCAGGGAAACAGTGCAGTGGCTCCTCCACGACATCTGCCCCCGATTTCTCAGAGGCATCCTGGAGACAGGGAAGTCCGAGCTGGAGAAACAAG TGAAGCCCGAGGCTTGGCTGTCCAGTGGCCCCAGTCCTGGGCCTGGCCATCTGCTGCTGGTGTGCCATGTCTCAGGATTCTACCCGAAACCCGTGTGGGTGATGTGGATGAGGGGCGAGCAGGAGCAGTCTGGCACTCAGCAAGGAGATATTGTGCCCAACGCTGATGGGACTTGGTATCTCCGAGTAACCCTGGATGTGACGGCTGCGGAGGCGACTGGTCTGAGTTGCCGAGTGAAGCACAGCAGTTTAGGAGACCAGGACATCATCCTCTACTGGG CCTCTATCAAGACATCCTGTGACTGTCCTCACCCCACCTGTCTGTCTGGACCTCAGGATTTCAGGGCTTTAGTGCTCAGAATTTGA
- the LOC133086751 gene encoding antigen-presenting glycoprotein CD1d-like isoform X3, producing the protein MSGTGAPEWRPSRGSRAGKGADARCGRVETDAPWKVGSLIHPPENLMLPASCSSAPGEGAWLRASRRHPSLPSPSVCLFLFFFLLLPSLLCQPLPRPLRPAFSPAPQGHFPLRCLQISSFANSSWMRTDGLAWLRDLQAYTWRNDSDTISFLKPWSQGTFSDQQWEQLQQTFQVYRRSFARDIREFVKMLHVDYPFEIQISAGCEVLPGNTSESFIRAAFQGRDVLSFQGTSWVSAPDAPSWGQMACTVLNQDQGTRETVQWLLHDICPRFLRGILETGKSELEKQVKPEAWLSSGPSPGPGHLLLVCHVSGFYPKPVWVMWMRGEQEQSGTQQGDIVPNADGTWYLRVTLDVTAAEATGLSCRVKHSSLGDQDIILYWDQSHASVGLIAMAILLSLLLIGGGFAFWFKKHRLYQDIL; encoded by the exons GTCGGGAGCTTGATCCACCCGCCCGAGAACCTGATGCTCCCCGCCTCCTGCTCCTCGGCCCCGGGAGAGGGAGCTTGGCTCAGAGCTAGTAGACGTCACCCCTCCTTACCAAGCCCatctgtttgtctgtttctttttttcttccttctcctcccttcttTGCTCTGCCAACCGCTCCCTCGGCCCCTCCGACCTGCATTCTCTCCAGCCCCGCAAGGGCATTTCCCCCTCCGCTGCCTCCAGATCTCGTCCTTCGCGAACAGCAGCTGGATGCGTACGGACGGCCTGGCGTGGCTGAGGGACCTGCAGGCCTACACTTGGCGCAATGATTCGGACACCATCTCCTTCCTGAAGCCCTGGTCCCAGGGCACATTCAGCGACCAGCAGTGGGAGCAGCTGCAACAAACATTTCAGGTTTATCGCAGAAGCTTCGCCAGGGACATACGGGAATTCGTCAAAATGCTGCACGTCGACT ATCCCTTTGAGATCCAGATATCTGCTGGATGTGAGGTGCTCCCGGGGAACACCTCAGAAAGCTTCATCCGTGCAGCATTTCAAGGAAGAGATGTCCTGAGTTTCCAGGGAACGTCTTGGGTGTCAGCTCCAGATGCCCCATCTTGGGGCCAGATGGCCTGCACGGTGCTCAACCAGGACCAAGGGACCAGGGAAACAGTGCAGTGGCTCCTCCACGACATCTGCCCCCGATTTCTCAGAGGCATCCTGGAGACAGGGAAGTCCGAGCTGGAGAAACAAG TGAAGCCCGAGGCTTGGCTGTCCAGTGGCCCCAGTCCTGGGCCTGGCCATCTGCTGCTGGTGTGCCATGTCTCAGGATTCTACCCGAAACCCGTGTGGGTGATGTGGATGAGGGGCGAGCAGGAGCAGTCTGGCACTCAGCAAGGAGATATTGTGCCCAACGCTGATGGGACTTGGTATCTCCGAGTAACCCTGGATGTGACGGCTGCGGAGGCGACTGGTCTGAGTTGCCGAGTGAAGCACAGCAGTTTAGGAGACCAGGACATCATCCTCTACTGGG ACCAGAGCCATGCCTCTGTGGGCTTGATTGCCATGGCAATACTGCTGTCCCTCCTTCTGATTGGTGGAGGCTTCGCATTCTGGTTTAAGAAGCACCG CCTCTATCAAGACATCCTGTGA
- the LOC133086751 gene encoding antigen-presenting glycoprotein CD1d-like isoform X1 codes for MSGTGAPEWRPSRGSRAGKGADARCGRVETDAPWKVGSLIHPPENLMLPASCSSAPGEGAWLRASRRHPSLPSPSVCLFLFFFLLLPSLLCQPLPRPLRPAFSPAPQGHFPLRCLQISSFANSSWMRTDGLAWLRDLQAYTWRNDSDTISFLKPWSQGTFSDQQWEQLQQTFQVYRRSFARDIREFVKMLHVDYPFEIQISAGCEVLPGNTSESFIRAAFQGRDVLSFQGTSWVSAPDAPSWGQMACTVLNQDQGTRETVQWLLHDICPRFLRGILETGKSELEKQVKPEAWLSSGPSPGPGHLLLVCHVSGFYPKPVWVMWMRGEQEQSGTQQGDIVPNADGTWYLRVTLDVTAAEATGLSCRVKHSSLGDQDIILYWGDTGSSPGLGRSHMPRSNWARKPQLLSLRVWSLCSATREATIVRGPRTAMKSGPRLLQLEKALAQKRRPNIVKNK; via the exons GTCGGGAGCTTGATCCACCCGCCCGAGAACCTGATGCTCCCCGCCTCCTGCTCCTCGGCCCCGGGAGAGGGAGCTTGGCTCAGAGCTAGTAGACGTCACCCCTCCTTACCAAGCCCatctgtttgtctgtttctttttttcttccttctcctcccttcttTGCTCTGCCAACCGCTCCCTCGGCCCCTCCGACCTGCATTCTCTCCAGCCCCGCAAGGGCATTTCCCCCTCCGCTGCCTCCAGATCTCGTCCTTCGCGAACAGCAGCTGGATGCGTACGGACGGCCTGGCGTGGCTGAGGGACCTGCAGGCCTACACTTGGCGCAATGATTCGGACACCATCTCCTTCCTGAAGCCCTGGTCCCAGGGCACATTCAGCGACCAGCAGTGGGAGCAGCTGCAACAAACATTTCAGGTTTATCGCAGAAGCTTCGCCAGGGACATACGGGAATTCGTCAAAATGCTGCACGTCGACT ATCCCTTTGAGATCCAGATATCTGCTGGATGTGAGGTGCTCCCGGGGAACACCTCAGAAAGCTTCATCCGTGCAGCATTTCAAGGAAGAGATGTCCTGAGTTTCCAGGGAACGTCTTGGGTGTCAGCTCCAGATGCCCCATCTTGGGGCCAGATGGCCTGCACGGTGCTCAACCAGGACCAAGGGACCAGGGAAACAGTGCAGTGGCTCCTCCACGACATCTGCCCCCGATTTCTCAGAGGCATCCTGGAGACAGGGAAGTCCGAGCTGGAGAAACAAG TGAAGCCCGAGGCTTGGCTGTCCAGTGGCCCCAGTCCTGGGCCTGGCCATCTGCTGCTGGTGTGCCATGTCTCAGGATTCTACCCGAAACCCGTGTGGGTGATGTGGATGAGGGGCGAGCAGGAGCAGTCTGGCACTCAGCAAGGAGATATTGTGCCCAACGCTGATGGGACTTGGTATCTCCGAGTAACCCTGGATGTGACGGCTGCGGAGGCGACTGGTCTGAGTTGCCGAGTGAAGCACAGCAGTTTAGGAGACCAGGACATCATCCTCTACTGGG gggacacgggttcgagccctggtctgggaagatcccacatgccgcggagcaactgggcccgtaagccacaactactgagcctgcgcgtctggagcctgtgctccgcaacaagagaggccacgatagtgagaggcccgcgcaccgcgatgaagagtggcccccgcttgctgcaactggagaaagccctcgcacagaaacgaagacccaacatagtcaaaaataaataa